GGCTGTTCCGTGCCCGGCAGTCATTCCGTTCGGCCTGGGGCTGACCGGGCCGCGGCCAGGTCGCCGAGGCGGTCGAGCATCCGCTCGGCCCGCCGCGCGGACAACGGGGCACGCATCCGGTCGAGCAGCTCGCCGCCGGGCACGCGCAGGCTGGTGTAGAAGGCGAACCGGCAGCCGTCGCCGTCCGCCGTGGCGGCCATGCCGCTGGTCAGCCGATCGCTCTGCATCAGACACCAGCCGGGGCGCAGCACGACGTCGAAGTGCTCCCGGTAGCCGAGGGGGCCCGCCGCCCGGCCCGACAGCCGCTCGCCGGAGGAGGACGTCACCGCGAAGGAGCGCAACCCGCCGACGATGCGCGGGAGTTCGTTCTCCAGGTCCGAGGCGACGGCCCACAGCTGCTCGAAGGGCACCTCGAAGCGGCGCTCGGCGTACGCGGCGTGTTTGGCGACGGACGCCATGACCTTCAGTCTGCGCACCGAGTCGAGTTTGGCCGTCGGCCAACTGTCCTGCACCGAACCGGTCATGGCGGCAACTCCCTCTACGTCCTACTGGAATGGAGCGTCGCACCGTCCACCGGGATGGTCAAGGCCCGGCAAAGGGCAGGGTGTCGGGGGCCCGGGTGACGGACGGAACGCCCGCGCCGGGCCCCGCCCACGGCCGCGTACGCGGTGCGGGCCGGGGGCGAGATTCGCCTCGCGGGGAGTACATCGCCGCCGCGCCGCCTCTTGGTATCCGAGGGGCGGGGATTGCCACTGCCCCCCGCCCCGCCGGACATGTTCGGCGAGGCATATGCGCGCTTGCCGCCGCACCCTCGTACGATCCGGCGGAATCCGGCGAACCGGGCAGGGCATTCTCCGGGTACCGGCCGGTAATTCGAGCGCCGTTCCTTTTCCATATCACCAGCGACGGACGGGAAAAAGAGCATCGTGCATTCCAGTGACACGCTTCCCGAGACGCTTCTCGAACCACTTCCCGGGATACTCCCCATTCTTCCCCGCGCCTTTTCGAGGCAGGGTCCGCGTATTCCGGGAATGGGATTCGCGGTGGCCTCGGTCCACGAGGGCCCGCCGGTCACCGTCACCGACGAGGAGCGGCGCCTGGCCCGGACGATGCCGCAGCCGCGCAGGGGCGACTTCCTGATCGGACGCAGCGCGCTGCACCGTGCCGTGCGGGCGGCCGGGCTCACCGCGGGCGCCGTACTGCGCGACGGGCCCCGGCCCCGGCTGCCCGAGGGGCTCGCGGCGTCGATCAGCCACTCCCGGGGGGTCGCCGTCGCCCTCGCCGGGGCGGCCGACAGGTTCCCGGCCCTCGGTGTCGACCTGGAGCTCACGGACCTGCCCGTACGCGCCGCCCACCTGGTACTGCGCGAGCCCGAGCACGCGCTGCTCGGCCCGGCCCGCACCGCGCCCAAGCGGCTGCTCGCCCTCTACTCCGCCAAGGAGGCCGCCTTCAAGGCGCTCAGCCCGCTCCTGGGACCCGAGTTGCGCGGACTGCGCGACCTACGGCTGACACCGGACGGGGACGGATTCCTGGCGCGGGCCCTCGTGTGCCCGGGGCCCCGGGTGCGGGTGACCGTGCGGCACCTGGCCGGGGGCGGGGTCCTGTGCTGGGCGCTGCCGGAGGACTGAAGCGGCTTTTTGTCCTGCGTTTTGTCCCGCGTTCCCGAACGTTCGCCGTCGAACGTTCCCCGTCGGACGTTTTCTGCCGAACGATCTCGGCCGGAAGTCCTCCTTCTCGGTTTCCCTTCCGCCTCTCTGTATTTCTCCCCACCCCATCCCCGCCCCTTCCCCTCCCTTCCTTCACCCCTTCCCCTCGTTCCCCTCGTTCCCCTCGTTGCTCTCCTTCCCCTCGATCGACGGAGGTCGATTCACCATGGCCATGTCCCCCGCGCTCGTCTCCCCGCCGTCCTCGCGGTGGAGTCCGTCCGACTGGCGTGACCACCCGGCCGCCCAGCAGCCCGACTGGCCCGACCCGGGGCTGCTGCGGCGGATCCGCGCGCAGTTGGCCGGTGCGATGCCGCTGGTGCGCCCGCACGAGATCCTCGCGCTGCGCCGCTCGCTCGCGGCGGCCGCGCGCGGGGAGGCCTTCGTGGTCCAACTGGGCGACTGCGCCGAGACGTTCGACGAGCCCGCCTTCGCCGACGTCGCCGCCCGGGCCGGCCTGCTGCACGACCTCGCCAAGACCATCGGCTCCGCCCTGGACCGGCCGGTGATCCCCATCGGGCGGCTGGCGGGCCAGTACGCCAAGCCCCGCTCCTCGCCGACCGAGCGGGTCGGCGAGCTGCTGCTGCCCTCGTACCGGGGACACCTGGTGAACGACCCGGCACCGGACCTCGCCGCCCGGGTCCCGGACGCGATGCGGCTGTTGCGGGGCCACACGCACGCGCGGGCGGTGCTCGGCCTGCTGCGGGAGGTGGCCGCGTCCGGCATGGCGATGCCCGGCGCCCCGGCGGACGGCGCGCCCGCGGTGTGGACGAGCCACGAGGCGCTCGTACTCGACTACGAGGAGCCGCAGGTACGCCGCGACCCGGGCACCGGCCTGCTGTTCCTGACCTCCACCCACCTGCCCTGGATCGGTGCGCGCACCTGCGATCCCGACGGGGCGCACGTGCGGTTCCTGTCCGGGGTCGCGGGCCCGGTCGGCGTGAAGATCGGCCCCGCCACCGACCTGGGGACCCTCGCCGCGCTCTGCGGCCGCCTGGACCCGGACCGCGAGCCCGGCCGTCTCGTACTGATCTCGCGGATGGGGGCCGAGCGGGTACGCGAGACGCTGCCGCCGCTGGTGACCGAGGCCGCGCGGCTCGGCCACCCGGTGGTGTGGCTGTGCGATCCGGTGCACGGCAACACGTACACCGGCGCGACCGGGCACAAGACGCGGAACGTCGCCACCGTGGGCGCCGAGATCCGCGGCTTCTTCGAGGCCGTCCGCTCGGTCGGCGGCACCCCCGGCGGTCTCCACCTGGAGGCCACCCCGGCGGCGGTCACCGAGTGCGTCGGCGGCGCTGCCGGCCTCACCGAGCAGGATCTCCCGCGCCGCTACGAGACCGCCTGCGACCCGCGCCTCAACGGCTCCCAGACCACCGAAATCGGCGCGCTGACGGCCGAGTTGTGCGCGGGGACGGCAGGCCGGGGGTACTGAGCGCGGGCACATACGGCCGAGACGTACGGACCGATACGTACGGGCCGAGACGTACGGCTCCGGACCCCCCCCCACACAGACACAGACACCCACCCGCACATACCGATGCCGCCGGACCCGGAGTCCGGCGGCATCGGTATGTGTGAACCGTACGGTCAGGACCCCGTCGGCACCGAGTCCCGGTCCGCGTCCCGGTCTGAGTCCCGGTCCGGACGCGCGCCCCCCGCACCCGCCGGAGCGTCGGCGGCGGACGGCTCGGCGAGACCGGCGGGCAGCCACTCCAGCCACTTGGGCAGGTACCAGTTGGCCTCGCCCAACAGCCGCATGGTGGCGGGCAGCAGCACGATCCGGATCAGGGTCGCGTCGATCAGGACCGCGGTGGCCATGCCGACGCCGGACTCCTTCATGGACAGTTGCGGCAGCATGCCGAAGACGCCCGCGACGGCCACCATCACCACGGCGGCGCCGGTGACCGCCGAGGCCGAGCCGCGGATGCCCTGCTCGATGGCCTGGGTGGTGGGCAGCCCGCGGTCGTGGCCCTCACGGATCCGGCTGACGACGAAGACGTGGTAGTCCATCGACAGGCCGAAGAGGAACACGAACAGGAAGAGCGGCACCCACGAGGCGATGCCTCCGGTGCTGGTGAAGTCGAGCAGGCCCTCGCCCCAGCCGTGCTGGAAGACCAGCACCACGATGCCGTAGGCGGCGCCCACCGAAAGGAGGTTGAGGACCAGGGTGAAGCCCGCGATCACCACGGACCGGAACGAGACCAGCATGACCGCGAAGGTGAAGAACAGCACGAAGCCCGCCACCCACGGGGCCCGGTCCGAGAGGTTGGCGTTGGTGTCAACGGAGGCCGCGGTGGTGCCGCCGACCGCGACGTCGGCGCCGGGCATCGCGCCGAAGGTCTGCGGTACGACCTTGTCGCGCAGGGTCTCAAGAGCGCGTACGGACTTCTCGTTCGTACCGCTGCCCGCCAGGCCCACGGTCGCGACGGCGACCCGGCCGTCGTCCGAGAGGCGGTAGGTCACCGGGCCGCTCAGTCCCGGCGTGGAGTCGGCGGCCTTGGTGAAGCGGCTGCGCGCCTCCTCGCCCGCCGCGCCCTTCAGGCCGTCCGCCTTCACCACGACCTTGGCCGGGGTCGAGGAGCCGGGGAACGCCTTCTGGATCCGCTCGTAGGTCTGCAGGACCGGCATGCTCTCGGTGGGCAGGTCGCTGACGCCCGGGTCCGAGGTGTGCAGCGAGAAGGCCGGAACGACCAGGGCGGCAAGCGCGCCGCCGCACAGGACGAGGGAGACGGCCGGACGGCGCAGCACCGCGCCGAGCACCGATCCCCACATCCCGCGCCGGCCGGGTGCGCCCTCGGTGTTCTCTGCGCGCGTCCGCGGCAGCAGCGGCACCCGGCCCTTGTCGATCCGGTGGGCGAGCAGCGAGAGCATGGCGGGCAGCACGGTCACCGAGCCGAGCACGGCGACCGCCACCACGATGATCGTCGCCGTCGCCATCCCGTAGAAGATGCCGTTGTTGGAGAGGAAGAGACCGGCCAGGGAGACGATGACGGTCAGGCCCGAGACGATGACGGAGCGGCCGGAGGTGGCGGCGGCCGCGTTCACTGCGGCCTGTGTGCTGTTTCCGCGCGCCCGTTCCTCGCGCACCCTGCGGATGTAGAAGAGCGAGTAGTCGACGCCGACCGCGATGCCGATCAGGGACATCACGGAGCTGCCGTTCTGGTCGACGTGCACCAAGTGGCTGCTCAGGGTGAGCAGTCCGCCGGCCGCGACCACCGCGGTGAGGGCGAGGACGACCGGCAGCAGCGCGGCGACCAGGGCGCCGAAGGCCACCAGCAGGATGCCCAGGGTCACCGGGAAGGAGATCAGCTCGGCGTTGGTGTAGTCGGTGTGCAGCTTGTCGTCGTACTTGTGGGCGAAGGACGCCTCACCGAACTGCTCGGCGCGGATGCCGGGTTGGGCCTTGTCGGCCTTCGCCACCGCGTCCAGGACCGGCTGCACCTTCTTCTTGGCGTCGACGCTGTCGCCCGCCATGTCGAACTGCACCAGCGCACCGTGCCGGTCGGCCGAGATCGCCCCGGCACCGGCCGCATCGAGCGGCGACACCACGTCGCGCACCCGGCCGGTCGCCTCGATCCGCCGCACCACTTCGCCGACGACCGAGCGGAACGCCGCGGAGTCGGCCGTCTCGCGGTCGCTGTGGACGTACACGACCTCGTGCGCGGGAAGCGTCAGACCGGCGTCGTCCAGGATCTTCTCGGCGTGCCGGGCCTCCCCGTTGGTGAGCTCGGCGGGGGTCGGCTCCTGCTGGCCGACCGAGCCGCCGAGCACGGTGGCCACGACGACGAACGCCAGCCAGAGCAGTACGGCCGCCCATCGGTGCTCGGCGCTCCAGCGCCCGGCGGCCTGAGCGAGGCCTCGCCTTCTTGTCACGGTGTTCTCCTCCGTTGAGGGCCAGTCGGCTCCGAGTCGAGCCGCGCTGGGTCAGGAGGAGGCGGGTCCCGCGAACGTTCCGTGCGACTTCAACTGGGCCCGGCAGGGGACAAGTTCGGGAGACAAGTTCGAGCGAGTTGGCACCTCGGCGGAACCTTTGGCGCACACGGCGCCTCCTGACAGTCCGACCACTACACCGAACACCGCCTGGAGCCCCCGTGGAGACCGTGGAACACATCCCGCCCCTGCCCGAACTGGACGGCGTCCGCCACCACTACGTGGACGTGCGGGGCATCCGCCTGCACGTCGCGGAGGTGGGCCAAGGAGAGCCGGTGGTACTGCTGCACGGCTTCCCGCAGCACTGGTACGCCTGGCGGAAGCTGGTGCCGCTGCTCTCCGGGCACTACCGGCTGATCTGCGTCGACCAGCGCGGCTTCGGCTGGTCCGACGCGCCGCGCACGGGCTACGACACCGACACCAGGGTGGCCGACGTGCTCGGTCTGCTCGACGCGCTCGGCCTGGACCGGGTCCGGCTCATCGGGCACGACTGGGGCGCGTGGACCGGGTTCCACCTGTGCCTGAAGGCACCGGAGCGGGTCCGGCAGTACCTGGCGCTGAACATGATGCATCCCTGGCCGCTGCACCACCGGCTGATGCCGCAGTCCTGGCGGTTCTGGTACACGGCACTGCTCGAACAGCCGCTGCTGGGGCGCTGGATGCTGCGCAGCCGGCCCGGCTTCACTCGGTATCTGATGCGCAAGGGTGTCGTCGACCAGGCGGTGTGGACGCCGGAGGCGATGGACGGGTTCGTGAGCTCCAGTCAGGAGCCCGAGCGGGCCAGGGCGGGCGAAGCGCTGCACCGCGCCTTCGCGCTGCGCGACATCGCCAAGCTGGTCCTCGGCCGGTACAAGAAGCTGCGGCTCACCACCCCGACCGTCGTCCTCGCCGGTGAGCGGGACTTCATGCTGCCGCCGAGCGTGATCACCGAGGCGGGCAAGCACGCCGACGCACTGCGCGTCCAGGTCGTACCCGGCTGCGGCCACTACCTCCACGAGGAGCGCCCCGACGTCGTGGCCGAAGCGGCGACGGCCCTCTTCGCCGACCCGCGCTGACCCGGCGCCGGGCAACCGGCACCGGCATCCGGCGGCTCAACTCCCGGCCCGCGTACGCCCCTTGGGGAACGTACGCGGGCCGTGGTGTCTCGGCGGTGGTGTCCTGGCGCGGCCGTACGGGCGAAGGCGCGGGAAGCATCGCGGGCGACGACGCGCACGGCGGCGCGCGGAGGACGACCCTCCGGAAGTTTGTCAAATTCGTGGGGAGTGCATCGCCCCATCGCCCCCTCTTGTCTCATGCCGGACGCTCCCGGACCACGGCGAGCGACCCCGGCCCTTCCCCCCGCATTCGCACAGCCTCACCAAGGCGCGCTTTGCGCTGCCCGCACATCACCGCCAGGCCAGGCAAGCCGAGCAAAGGGAACAGGAATGCCCGACATATCAGCACTGAAGCTCGACGACATCCCCCAGCCGACCGCCGCGCTCGGGATCCTTCCGACCATCGCGGCGGAGAAGCACCCCGATACGCCGTTCCTCTCCGACACTCCCTGGCGTACGTACGACCGGCCGGTCCGCAACTTCGCCGAGTTCGCCGTGGCCATCGACGACTACGCCGACCGGCTGTGGGCCGGGGGGATCCGCCACGGGGACGTCGTCGCCGTCGTCCAGCGCAACCACATCGAGGTCGAGGCCGTGATGTGCGCCCTCGGCAAGATCGGCGCGCTGCCCGCCCTGCTGTCCTCCGCGATGGAGACCGGCGAGCTCCTGGAGTGCTTCGCCCGGCTCGACAACCCCTACCTCCTGGTGGACTCCTTCGGTCTGTCCCGGCTGACCGAGCACCAGCACGCGCTGCGGCGCCTGACCCGCAACGTGCTGTGCCTGGAGGAGAGCGCCGAGAACTGGGTCGTACCGCTCCAGGACCGGCTCGCGCACCGCGCCGACCCGCGCGACGAGGACGAGTGGTTCGTCATCACGCACTCCTCGGGCACCACCGGCGCGCCCAAGATGGCGGCGCACTCCACGCGTTCGCTGTTCGGCATGGTCGCCCCGATGATCATGATCTTCCGCGACCAGTACTCGCCGCAGGACCTGAACGCCAAGCACCTGTCCTTCGTGCACGCCCGCACCTGCGCCGGGACACTCGCCTCGCTGGAGACCGGCATGCCCGGCCTCGCGATCGCCGACCCGGACCCGGCCAACGTCAAGCGCCTGATGCTTCAGCACCGCCCGACGTCCATCGAGACCCACCCGAACGTCTACATCCAGTGGGAGTCCCTGGCCCACGACCCGGACCGCCCCTTCCAGCACATCGAGCGGTTCATCTCCACCTTCGACGCGATGCACCCGCGGACCGTACGCACCCTCCTGAACGCCTCCGAACACCCGCGCGCGCACTACTTCCAGGCGTACGGCCAGACCGAGTCCGGCCCCATCTGCCTGCGCATCGTCACCCGCGAGGAGTCGGCCGACTACTCGCCGCGCAACGTCGGCCACGTCGGCGGCGGCATGGAGATGCGCATCGTCGACGGCGACGGGGTCCCGCAGCCGCCGAACACGCCGGGCCTCATCGAGACCCGCTCGCCGGGCCGGATGCGCGGGTACGTCGGCGGCGACGCCATGCCGCCGGAGGACTCCTGGTGGCCCATGGGCGACATCGGCCGTCTCCTCGACGACGGTTCGCTGGAGCTCCTGGACCGCACCGTCGAGCATGTCGACGGCGTCGGCAGCCTCCTGGAAAAAGAGGACCACCTGCTCGAAGCCATGCCGGAACTCGTCGAACTGGTCCTGGTCAAGGACGAGGACGACAGCTCCGTGTTCGCCGTGGCCTGTCCGCGCGCGGGCACCACACCCGACCCGGAGCGGCTGCGCGCCGCGGCCGCCGAGGCCGGGCTGCCCGGCCTTGAGGTCCGCTTCTGGGAGTGGGAGGCCATGCCGCTGACCGGCTCGTACAAGGTCCGCCGGTCCGTGCTGCGCCGCATGCTCTCGCGCCGTATCCAGCGCAAGGCCACCGCACGGAAGGACGCCTGATCCCATGACGACGCACCTCTGGCACGAACTCGCCCGCGGTCTGCGTGAGGACACCCTGCTGCACACGCCCTCCCGGTCGGCCGAACCGGTCACCGGCGCCGCCCTGTTCGACCGCGCCGAGCGCACCGCGGGCGCCGTGCTCACGGCCTGCGACGGCCGCGCCCCGCGCCGGGTCGGCCTGCTGATGGCCAACGGCGAACCGTGGGTGCGCGGGCTGCTCGCCGCGCTCCGCCTGGACGCCGCGACCGTGCCGCTCGCACTGCCGGTCGCCTTCGGCGGCGCCGACGCCTACGCCGCGCACGTACGGCGCATCGCCGAGGACGCCTCGCTGGACGCGATGCTCGTCGACGGCAGCCTCGGCAGCCGCGTCGTCGCCCGGGTCGCCGAGGCCCTGCCGGGCCTGCCGTTCGTCGACATCGCCGAACCGCCCGCCACCCGCGCGGCGCTGCCCGCACCGTCCGGCGGCGGCGACGCCCTCGCGGTCATCCAGTACACCTCCGGCAGCACGTCGGCGCCCAAGGGCGTCATGGCCAGCCACCACAACATCTCGGCCGGGCTCGACGCGATCGAGGCCGGTACCCGCTGGAAGCCCGAGGACCGGCTCGGCCAATGGCTGCCGCTCTTCCACGACATGGGCCTGTTCACGATGCTCGCCGCGCTGCGGATGGGCTCGACGATCACCCTGTGGCAGCCCGGCGACTTCGTGCGCCGCCCCATGCAGTGGCTGTCCGAGTTCGCCGCGTCCCGCTCCTCGATCCAGCCCGCCCCGAACTTCTTCTACGACTACCTCGTCGCGGCCGCCGCCAAGGGCATCCCCGAGGGCCTGGACCTGTCCGCCTGGCGCTACGGCGGCAACGGCTCCGAACCGGTGCGCCGCCCCAGCCTGGAGGCGTTCCAGAAGACCTTCGCCCCGTACGGCCTGCGTCCCCAGGTCGTGCAGCCCAACTACGGCCTCGCCGAAGCCACGTTGATCGTCAGCACCGGCGTGCCCGAGTCCGAGTACCGCAGCCTGGAGGTCGAGCGCGCCAGCCTGTCGCTGGGCGAACGCGTCACCGAGGCCGCCGGGGCCGGGCCCACCACGCGCACCGTCGTCTCCTGCGGCGCCCCCGTCACGGGCGTCGAGGTGCGCATCCGCGACGCCGACGGCACCCCGCTGGAGCAGGGCGTCGTCGGCGAGGTGCTGATCGGCGGCAAGCCGGTGACCTCCGGGTACCTCGGACTGCCCGCCGCACAGCAGCCGCTCACGGCTGACGGGATGCTGCGCACCGGCGAC
This is a stretch of genomic DNA from Streptomyces sp. NA04227. It encodes these proteins:
- a CDS encoding 4'-phosphopantetheinyl transferase superfamily protein; translation: MGFAVASVHEGPPVTVTDEERRLARTMPQPRRGDFLIGRSALHRAVRAAGLTAGAVLRDGPRPRLPEGLAASISHSRGVAVALAGAADRFPALGVDLELTDLPVRAAHLVLREPEHALLGPARTAPKRLLALYSAKEAAFKALSPLLGPELRGLRDLRLTPDGDGFLARALVCPGPRVRVTVRHLAGGGVLCWALPED
- a CDS encoding 3-deoxy-7-phosphoheptulonate synthase is translated as MAMSPALVSPPSSRWSPSDWRDHPAAQQPDWPDPGLLRRIRAQLAGAMPLVRPHEILALRRSLAAAARGEAFVVQLGDCAETFDEPAFADVAARAGLLHDLAKTIGSALDRPVIPIGRLAGQYAKPRSSPTERVGELLLPSYRGHLVNDPAPDLAARVPDAMRLLRGHTHARAVLGLLREVAASGMAMPGAPADGAPAVWTSHEALVLDYEEPQVRRDPGTGLLFLTSTHLPWIGARTCDPDGAHVRFLSGVAGPVGVKIGPATDLGTLAALCGRLDPDREPGRLVLISRMGAERVRETLPPLVTEAARLGHPVVWLCDPVHGNTYTGATGHKTRNVATVGAEIRGFFEAVRSVGGTPGGLHLEATPAAVTECVGGAAGLTEQDLPRRYETACDPRLNGSQTTEIGALTAELCAGTAGRGY
- a CDS encoding MMPL family transporter, translating into MTRRRGLAQAAGRWSAEHRWAAVLLWLAFVVVATVLGGSVGQQEPTPAELTNGEARHAEKILDDAGLTLPAHEVVYVHSDRETADSAAFRSVVGEVVRRIEATGRVRDVVSPLDAAGAGAISADRHGALVQFDMAGDSVDAKKKVQPVLDAVAKADKAQPGIRAEQFGEASFAHKYDDKLHTDYTNAELISFPVTLGILLVAFGALVAALLPVVLALTAVVAAGGLLTLSSHLVHVDQNGSSVMSLIGIAVGVDYSLFYIRRVREERARGNSTQAAVNAAAATSGRSVIVSGLTVIVSLAGLFLSNNGIFYGMATATIIVVAVAVLGSVTVLPAMLSLLAHRIDKGRVPLLPRTRAENTEGAPGRRGMWGSVLGAVLRRPAVSLVLCGGALAALVVPAFSLHTSDPGVSDLPTESMPVLQTYERIQKAFPGSSTPAKVVVKADGLKGAAGEEARSRFTKAADSTPGLSGPVTYRLSDDGRVAVATVGLAGSGTNEKSVRALETLRDKVVPQTFGAMPGADVAVGGTTAASVDTNANLSDRAPWVAGFVLFFTFAVMLVSFRSVVIAGFTLVLNLLSVGAAYGIVVLVFQHGWGEGLLDFTSTGGIASWVPLFLFVFLFGLSMDYHVFVVSRIREGHDRGLPTTQAIEQGIRGSASAVTGAAVVMVAVAGVFGMLPQLSMKESGVGMATAVLIDATLIRIVLLPATMRLLGEANWYLPKWLEWLPAGLAEPSAADAPAGAGGARPDRDSDRDADRDSVPTGS
- a CDS encoding alpha/beta fold hydrolase, which produces METVEHIPPLPELDGVRHHYVDVRGIRLHVAEVGQGEPVVLLHGFPQHWYAWRKLVPLLSGHYRLICVDQRGFGWSDAPRTGYDTDTRVADVLGLLDALGLDRVRLIGHDWGAWTGFHLCLKAPERVRQYLALNMMHPWPLHHRLMPQSWRFWYTALLEQPLLGRWMLRSRPGFTRYLMRKGVVDQAVWTPEAMDGFVSSSQEPERARAGEALHRAFALRDIAKLVLGRYKKLRLTTPTVVLAGERDFMLPPSVITEAGKHADALRVQVVPGCGHYLHEERPDVVAEAATALFADPR
- a CDS encoding class I adenylate-forming enzyme family protein encodes the protein MPDISALKLDDIPQPTAALGILPTIAAEKHPDTPFLSDTPWRTYDRPVRNFAEFAVAIDDYADRLWAGGIRHGDVVAVVQRNHIEVEAVMCALGKIGALPALLSSAMETGELLECFARLDNPYLLVDSFGLSRLTEHQHALRRLTRNVLCLEESAENWVVPLQDRLAHRADPRDEDEWFVITHSSGTTGAPKMAAHSTRSLFGMVAPMIMIFRDQYSPQDLNAKHLSFVHARTCAGTLASLETGMPGLAIADPDPANVKRLMLQHRPTSIETHPNVYIQWESLAHDPDRPFQHIERFISTFDAMHPRTVRTLLNASEHPRAHYFQAYGQTESGPICLRIVTREESADYSPRNVGHVGGGMEMRIVDGDGVPQPPNTPGLIETRSPGRMRGYVGGDAMPPEDSWWPMGDIGRLLDDGSLELLDRTVEHVDGVGSLLEKEDHLLEAMPELVELVLVKDEDDSSVFAVACPRAGTTPDPERLRAAAAEAGLPGLEVRFWEWEAMPLTGSYKVRRSVLRRMLSRRIQRKATARKDA
- a CDS encoding AMP-binding protein yields the protein MTTHLWHELARGLREDTLLHTPSRSAEPVTGAALFDRAERTAGAVLTACDGRAPRRVGLLMANGEPWVRGLLAALRLDAATVPLALPVAFGGADAYAAHVRRIAEDASLDAMLVDGSLGSRVVARVAEALPGLPFVDIAEPPATRAALPAPSGGGDALAVIQYTSGSTSAPKGVMASHHNISAGLDAIEAGTRWKPEDRLGQWLPLFHDMGLFTMLAALRMGSTITLWQPGDFVRRPMQWLSEFAASRSSIQPAPNFFYDYLVAAAAKGIPEGLDLSAWRYGGNGSEPVRRPSLEAFQKTFAPYGLRPQVVQPNYGLAEATLIVSTGVPESEYRSLEVERASLSLGERVTEAAGAGPTTRTVVSCGAPVTGVEVRIRDADGTPLEQGVVGEVLIGGKPVTSGYLGLPAAQQPLTADGMLRTGDIGFLYDGELYVMGRLKAMAVVRGQNYYAEDVEEIVKSTPGVDRRHCAAFAWEGDGEERMVVIWETKLDADTARAVGEAIRTRLSEQLGLAAVETLPVSPQSLPFTSSGKVKRSGAADLYRQHTSASASASSSTTTLEGQHS